The Papaver somniferum cultivar HN1 chromosome 6, ASM357369v1, whole genome shotgun sequence genome segment aaaaagaggaaatgaatttctactctaatcctaacactataatcaaactcaaacactagTTAATATaactaatactaacttaattaatcatcactaatttaatacGAGTATATTAGGTATTAACAAAAATAGTGGGGTTTCTAGAAATTACttgttagtgaccctattttatcATGTAGCTATAggtcccaattaagtggcataggccccaatttagccaggtttttTAAGATAAAATTCCATACTTTTTAGCGGAAACCTTAGTTTCAGATAAGAATATAATGTCTCGATTACGGTATTGGCACGGGTAGTTAAGGTGGTCCTTTGTAATAGGGGGGTCCAATCCCTTGGACATTCCAAGATAAAAGCTTCATATCTTGGCAGGgctaaaacaaagaaaaacagtACAAAAACTGATTCACTAAAGCAGGAAGAGGGTGTTAGAACTAAGATTCAAAAGAGACCAAAGCCACTAAACTTACAGAGAGGAGAGTAGAGAGTCTTGTCTAGAAGAGAGAACTAAGAAGAACAGTAGAAAAAAGGCTCAAAAGAGAAATTAAAGCCAACTTATAACACAGAACCAAAGAAGATGCTCAAAGAGTAGAAAGTTGCACCAAACAGCAGAACCCTAACAACCAGCTTTATAGGAACAAAAACTATGACCAGAAGAAATTAAGAGCAAGATCACACAAGTGCTTTAACAGAAAATAagcaagaaaaaactaaaaatagaacacATAAATTGCAGTAAGGAAATAAAGCAAGATACTCTATAGTTAAGAGTCCAATTTTGAAATCTAATTCTACTTATATAACAAATGAAATCAGTATCCTTCGGTAGGTAAGATCATCCAGCTAATCAAATAACCAAAGTAATTTCTGTTTGAAGAATTCTTATCATAGTTTTGTTAGTCTGGCTATGCGagtattgtatgtccaaatttagAGATCCTAGTTGGGATTAGAAAAGATAAGACAAGAAAATAGTAAACAAATCTAAGTACTTGGAACACTAAGTACACTTCAAAAGTAATGGATAAATAGCAGTAAGTCTAATTGCTTAGCCTAAAATGTTGAAATTCCACAGAAAACCGAAGTTGTATCTGACAGGCTCAAAGTGAGCTTGGTTCTGCTTGCGGGCTCAGCCACTTGAGGCATTTGAAAGTTTGAGAACTCACATTGGGCCTCAGGATCAAGTACAAAAAAACAAGGAAGCTACTATCGTGCGATGACTATATGAACTATGAAGTGCTCTCAGTTAAAGCctagattaaaaaaaataattgaatgGGGAATAGGAAAACAAGGGTAGCAGCAACTTAATATTTTGTGTCTGGTGGACTTTCAAATGCAGATGTGAGCTCTGTCCCAGAATGAGTGTTTTattgagagaagatgaagatacatAATTCAACAAAATAAAGAATCATACTTATACATATGATAATTTGAGGAAGACATTAGCTCTCTAATCTACTAAGATCGAGAAGATACTACAAAAATGAGATACTTACTTCTTTACATTCATGAAGATACTCAGAGTTCTGTATTCACCAGGGTTTCAATGATGATTATAATGTTGATAGATCTGGAAGCTCTCCTTTAGAAAATGTTTAGTGTGGTTTTGGTACGTGCCCGTCAACGGCAAAATTCCGGGTTGCAGCCGGTAATGCTAAGCGAATACCATCGAGTTCAGGCCGTGCAATCACTTGACATCCAAGACGTGACCTGCATGAGTACACCCAGCAATAATTAACTCTGTATCAATGGGCGCAAAACTGGTTTTATAAGAGGGAGCTGATTATTTCGTTTTGGTAAGCAAAGCATCATAGGTAGACTCACGTTTCGGTTAACCCAAAGGCAAGATCCAACATGTCATTCTCCTCGTCTGTAGGATCTTCTAACTTATTGTACATGTGCGTATCCTGAAATGACAGATGGTTTTCATTTGTTAGCTTGAAATCATCTTTAGAGCATACAAGAAATTCGAAGTGCAATTATGTACATACCATCACAATCACATGACAGATGGTTGTTACTTGTTAGCTTGAAATCATCTTTAGAGCATACAAGAAATTCGATGTGCAATTATGTACATACCATCACAATCACATGACACGTGGAACACGCGAGTGATCCTTCACAAGCTCCtattatcaaatcaagagaacTTATCAGTTACTATTTTGATGAATAACCTTGTTTCACTAAGTGCTATAATATTAGAAGGAAAACTTTTGAGTAACCaatgaaaaagaaaggaaaagggaTCTGAGTTCATCGTTTTGTGTTTTGTACGAGAATATTATACGCAGGAAGGAAATAGATAGATGAGATATGATTAGTTGAAGGTTCGGATACTAAATAAAATACAGCTACTAGGTACCTTCAAGTTCTATATCGTTTTCATGGGCAGCTTCTAACATGGACATGCCAATAGGAACCATGATTTTCGTCTCTTCTCCATCCTTGTCGATGAATGTAACAGATATTCTGCATAATAACACGGATCAAATTAAGGAAACAATAAAGAAATCAACTTCATCATCCGAAACCTATCCAACTAGTTCACTCCTTTGAGGAATTCTTTTTGCAGGCTAACCTGTGTTTCAGTTTTGTCATTTAATTCTGCTGTAATAAGCTAATCACAATCTTATCAAACATCTGTCACAATTACGGTAAAGTTCGCACGAACTTACTTTTTTACTTGTTTATCTCCTTCCCCTTGTGCAGTATCCGCAGCCGAAGTTGAAAGAGGACGAGGCTTCTGAAAATCATAAATTCAGAATATTAGAGTTACTTACTTACTGAGGTTCAGATTGATAATTCGCCAGTCCAATTAATATAACAAGGACGTCAACAACACATAATAATAATCAAAGCATCTGTCATTTCAGGATAGCCCACTCAACTCATAATAATAATGTTAATCCACCAACAGATGGTTCTATCCAAATCTGCCGTAAAAAAATAGAAGGTGGACCTGTCTTAAGACTACTTCTTTCTATCATCAACAGAATTGTTAACCTTCATGTAGTGGGGAAATACTCCCAACTCCGAGACATAGTAATGCTGAAGTAAGATCCTAATGAGATGTATTTGGAAATAACCTAGtgtaaaaacaaaattaaagaaaCAGATTCCTTCAGAATTAAAGAGAGGTAATACTAACCAAGGTTTTAAAATAGGCCTCGCCAGGTCCTTGCAAGTAACCCCTTTTACTTATAGTAACCGGACCTGCCAAAAGAGAAATTTACTGTATTATATTAGTTTTCGATGTCATTCAAATCACCTGAACAACGTTTAAGCAACTTCACTAATTATCCAAATCTTATAATCCTTAAATGACATCGACATATCCCTTGCACACACCACTATCTAAAATAAGTTGCTAGAATGATCAAAAATCGTAGCACGACCTCATAGGGGTGCCCCCCACTTGAATCAATAACCAATAGGTTAGATATTTAAATACATACTGTAATAGCAGGGGTAAGCTCCATATCAATACTCTACAACAGGCAAGCCCCTACGGTTTGATAAGGCAACTCTCATTCTTTCTATGGAGATATACCCCTACCATTTTGACAGCAGCTGCCTACTTATAATGTAACACTGCTTGACCGCAAAAACAGTCATACAAAATATCTCTATATCGTATATACATAACCTTGTCCTGCCAACACGAAGTACGTCTAAATTTATCTTATTCTAGCCTCAACGATTGTAAAACTGGGAATTTCTCTGGTTAGCACGCCATACAAGTGAATATCCCAAAACCTATTCAACCTCAACGGTTGGAACTGTCACCGCACCTCAAAATCTATTTATTGAATATCTGCAAACCATACATTCATTATTTCGAACCTGCGTTACCTATAGAAATACTCTAAAGGATGAAGCTTTATCATCTACACTTAAACCAACAATGGAATGAAATACGAACGTTGTTCATTATTGGATTTTCCTTATCCTGCTGAGCTCCAAAACGAAAAATAAGTTCATATGTGAGTTCAAAACTACCTTTCAGATCAAGATGGGGGTTTCTAAGACCTAATTTACAATGACCATATCATAATTCTAAGTGTAGGATTTGGAATAGAGAGAGTAGAGAGGATACATACATAGAAGCAATTAGAGACTACATTGTTATAAACTCGACGCAATTTCATTAATGGTAAGACTATGCCTTTTATAGGCTACAAAACTTAACAGAAGATCCTACTTAGACTGCACTAACAAGCTTCCGTTGCGCATCTAACTCCTCATTACTAGGACAATACTAACATTCACTGACCCATTTCCATAGTCTCACTAACAGATCAGTGATTGACTAGTTCTTAAACAacttacttatgactaagttaaaactcttgcttATCTTTGTAGTTGGGTATAATCTAGAATTCCAACAGCCTCCCTTAAACCCAAACTACAAAGAACACATTATGCATCGTCCCTTAAAATGGTTCAGTTTGCGCAGCTGCAACCATTTCGAGCATAGTTAATGTTGCTTGACTGTTTCTCCTGGACTCACATGTCACTACGGCATTAACTCGCTTGTTGGAATCACCTTGG includes the following:
- the LOC113290099 gene encoding adrenodoxin-like protein 1, mitochondrial, whose protein sequence is MFRSKLSQFSSLIRQRLSIGPVTISKRGYLQGPGEAYFKTLKPRPLSTSAADTAQGEGDKQVKKISVTFIDKDGEETKIMVPIGMSMLEAAHENDIELEGACEGSLACSTCHVIVMDTHMYNKLEDPTDEENDMLDLAFGLTETSRLGCQVIARPELDGIRLALPAATRNFAVDGHVPKPH